The following are from one region of the Stigmatella ashevillena genome:
- a CDS encoding TIGR04563 family protein: protein MAGTDKRKQSLYFPEEMLKEIQEEATRQDRSLSWVVQQAWKIARERIKAFPAVNDVTGDERQDPREE, encoded by the coding sequence ATGGCAGGCACCGACAAGCGTAAGCAGTCGCTGTACTTCCCCGAAGAGATGTTGAAGGAAATCCAGGAAGAGGCGACCCGCCAGGACCGCTCCCTGTCATGGGTCGTGCAGCAGGCGTGGAAGATCGCTCGTGAGCGCATCAAGGCCTTCCCCGCCGTCAATGATGTTACCGGCGACGAACGCCAAGATCCCCGCGAGGAGTAA
- the tilS gene encoding tRNA lysidine(34) synthetase TilS, with protein sequence MPRSTRATALLCKTLEASFRSAGLLRGSVLLAVSGGVDSTALLLGTALVRERLGLTVEVATLDHGLRPEAMEEVRTVERLAALQKMICHVRPLHLKAGSGLEMRAREARYAALEEVCLERGLAAIATAHTASDQAETLLMRLARGASLRGATGILSTRGMLVRPLLELTREDMEHFMREQGMGFAVDPMNADPRYLRSRIRHTVLPALTQAVGYPVTERLASFARLAAEDDALLQSLAHAAWDRLTCDGGGLDAVGLRALELPLRRRVLARLLAEAGAVVDAATLGRVLEAVARGRATTLSQGLQLRASGGLVRCVRAAVARASMAALSLEGPGASGTWAETGWHFEVREREECPGSLVLRLSEETCWPLTVRLRRPGDRLRGKSGSRKLQDVFVDLRVPAERRDLLPVVVDARGEVLWVPGLWTAAALEKVVSRQSLWAAPPGSSRRGSASL encoded by the coding sequence ATGCCCCGCTCCACCCGCGCTACCGCACTCCTCTGCAAGACGCTCGAGGCGTCCTTTCGTTCCGCGGGCCTCCTTCGCGGATCCGTGTTGCTCGCCGTCTCGGGAGGCGTGGATTCCACCGCGTTGCTTCTGGGCACGGCGCTCGTGCGCGAGCGCTTGGGGCTCACGGTGGAAGTGGCCACGTTGGATCACGGCCTGCGGCCCGAGGCCATGGAAGAGGTGCGAACGGTCGAGCGTCTGGCTGCGCTCCAGAAGATGATCTGTCACGTGCGCCCGCTTCACTTGAAGGCGGGCTCTGGCTTGGAGATGCGGGCGCGCGAGGCCCGGTACGCGGCGCTCGAGGAGGTCTGCTTGGAGAGGGGGCTGGCGGCGATCGCCACCGCGCACACCGCATCGGATCAAGCGGAGACGCTCCTCATGCGGCTCGCCCGGGGAGCTTCTCTCCGGGGCGCCACGGGCATCTTGTCCACGCGGGGGATGCTCGTACGCCCTCTGCTCGAGCTCACTCGGGAGGACATGGAGCACTTCATGCGGGAGCAGGGCATGGGCTTCGCGGTGGATCCGATGAATGCGGATCCGCGCTACCTCCGCTCACGGATCCGCCACACCGTGCTTCCCGCGCTCACCCAGGCCGTGGGTTACCCCGTGACGGAGCGACTGGCCTCGTTCGCACGGCTGGCGGCCGAGGATGATGCCTTGCTCCAATCGCTGGCCCATGCCGCGTGGGACCGCCTGACGTGTGACGGGGGCGGACTGGATGCGGTGGGCCTCCGGGCGCTGGAACTTCCGCTGCGCCGCCGGGTGCTCGCCCGTCTGCTGGCAGAGGCAGGGGCCGTCGTGGATGCGGCGACCCTGGGCCGGGTGCTTGAGGCAGTGGCCCGGGGACGCGCCACGACGCTGAGCCAGGGCCTCCAGCTGCGTGCCTCCGGGGGATTGGTGCGGTGCGTCAGGGCGGCGGTGGCCCGGGCCTCGATGGCGGCGCTGTCGCTGGAGGGGCCTGGAGCCTCGGGCACCTGGGCGGAGACGGGCTGGCATTTCGAGGTGCGGGAACGCGAGGAGTGCCCAGGCTCGCTCGTCCTGCGGCTGTCCGAGGAGACGTGCTGGCCCCTCACCGTTCGGCTTCGCCGCCCGGGAGATCGGCTCCGCGGCAAGAGCGGGTCGCGCAAGCTGCAGGATGTTTTCGTGGACCTGCGGGTCCCTGCCGAGCGTCGAGATCTCCTGCCTGTCGTCGTGGACGCGCGGGGCGAGGTGCTCTGGGTGCCGGGGCTGTGGACGGCGGCGGCTCTGGAGAAGGTGGTTTCCAGACAGTCCCTGTGGGCGGCGCCTCCAGGCTCAAGCAGAAGAGGCAGCGCTTCGTTATAG
- a CDS encoding TIGR04563 family protein — MSSTDHRKQSLYFPEDMLEEIQREATRQDRSLSWIVQQAWKVARGDIRKMPSVNDVLSPVVAKPAPVAPAVTPPPVATVDGEPKP, encoded by the coding sequence ATGTCGTCCACAGATCATCGCAAGCAGAGTCTCTATTTCCCGGAGGATATGCTCGAGGAGATCCAGCGCGAGGCGACTCGGCAGGATCGCTCGCTCTCCTGGATCGTCCAGCAAGCGTGGAAGGTGGCTCGCGGGGACATCCGGAAGATGCCTTCCGTCAACGACGTGCTCAGCCCGGTGGTCGCCAAGCCGGCGCCCGTGGCGCCCGCGGTGACGCCTCCGCCGGTGGCCACGGTTGACGGAGAGCCCAAGCCGTAA
- the ftsH gene encoding ATP-dependent zinc metalloprotease FtsH encodes MRSTYKTIGLWVILIVLFVAFYNFFSQGNEQVEEPTFTQLLAKVEEKKVRAVSVKGNTYSGDYVDTKARFRTTGPAADTTMLTKLQDMGVDVKYEKEEQNNLWLTILGQWMPVVFLFLFFIFFMRQLQGGSGKAMTFGKSKAKLLNESHNKVTFADVAGADECKEELEEIVAFLKDPKKFTKLGGRIPKGVLMMGSPGTGKTLLARAVAGEAGVPFFSISGSDFVEMFVGVGASRVRDLFEQGKKNAPCIIFIDEIDAVGRHRGAGLGGGHDEREQTLNQLLVEMDGFESNEGVILIAATNRPDVLDPALQRPGRFDRRIVVPRPDLKGRLGVLKVHTRRVPLAPDVELEVIARGTPGMTGADLENLVNESALMAARQNKERVDLSDFEAAKDKVFMGPERKSMIMTEKEKRNTAVHEAGHALLAKLLPGCDPLHKVTIIPRGQALGVTWSLPTEDKVNGYKKQILDQITMAMGGRLAEELLHNEVSSGASNDIERATETARAMVCRWGMSEKLGPLAFGKSEGEVFLGRDFNSSKDYSEDTARQIDAEVRGIVIGCYERGKQLLTDHKDALQRISEALVEYETLDAEDVNVILQGGSLTRERPAPRLIAPPPKPTEKKDKRKILDALESIPKMEPNKA; translated from the coding sequence GTGCGTTCGACTTACAAGACCATTGGCCTCTGGGTCATCCTGATCGTCCTGTTCGTGGCTTTCTACAATTTCTTCTCACAGGGCAACGAGCAGGTTGAGGAGCCCACCTTCACGCAGCTGCTAGCGAAGGTTGAGGAAAAGAAGGTCCGAGCCGTCTCGGTCAAGGGCAACACGTACTCAGGCGACTACGTTGACACCAAGGCGCGGTTCCGTACGACGGGCCCTGCCGCGGACACCACCATGCTCACGAAGCTGCAGGACATGGGCGTGGACGTGAAATACGAGAAGGAGGAGCAGAACAACCTCTGGCTGACCATCCTCGGCCAGTGGATGCCGGTGGTCTTCCTGTTCCTGTTCTTCATCTTCTTCATGCGCCAGCTTCAGGGCGGCAGCGGCAAGGCGATGACCTTCGGCAAGTCGAAGGCCAAGCTCCTCAACGAGAGCCACAACAAGGTGACGTTCGCCGATGTGGCCGGTGCCGATGAGTGCAAGGAAGAGCTCGAGGAGATCGTCGCCTTCCTCAAGGACCCCAAGAAGTTCACCAAGCTGGGGGGCCGCATCCCCAAGGGCGTGCTGATGATGGGCTCGCCGGGCACGGGCAAGACGTTGCTCGCCCGCGCGGTGGCCGGCGAGGCAGGCGTGCCGTTCTTCTCCATCTCCGGCTCGGACTTCGTGGAGATGTTCGTGGGCGTGGGCGCCAGCCGCGTGCGCGACCTGTTCGAACAGGGCAAGAAGAACGCCCCCTGCATCATCTTCATCGATGAAATCGACGCCGTGGGCCGCCACCGTGGCGCGGGCCTGGGCGGCGGTCACGACGAGCGCGAGCAGACGCTCAACCAGTTGCTGGTGGAGATGGATGGCTTCGAGTCCAACGAGGGCGTCATCCTCATCGCCGCCACCAACCGCCCGGACGTGTTGGATCCCGCGCTCCAGCGCCCTGGCCGCTTCGACCGGCGCATCGTGGTGCCCCGCCCGGACCTCAAGGGCCGGTTGGGCGTCCTCAAGGTGCACACGCGCCGGGTCCCCCTGGCTCCGGACGTGGAGCTGGAGGTCATTGCCCGCGGCACCCCTGGCATGACGGGCGCGGATCTGGAGAACCTCGTCAATGAGTCGGCCCTGATGGCCGCGCGCCAGAACAAGGAGCGCGTGGATCTCAGCGACTTCGAGGCCGCCAAGGACAAGGTCTTCATGGGCCCGGAGCGCAAGTCCATGATCATGACCGAGAAGGAGAAGCGGAACACCGCGGTCCACGAGGCCGGTCACGCGCTGCTCGCCAAGCTCCTGCCCGGGTGCGATCCCCTACACAAGGTCACCATCATCCCGCGCGGCCAGGCCCTGGGCGTCACCTGGAGCTTGCCCACCGAGGACAAGGTCAACGGGTACAAGAAGCAGATCCTCGATCAGATCACCATGGCCATGGGTGGACGGCTCGCCGAGGAACTGCTGCACAACGAGGTCAGCAGTGGCGCGTCGAACGACATCGAGCGTGCCACCGAGACGGCCCGCGCCATGGTCTGCCGCTGGGGCATGAGCGAGAAGCTGGGGCCCCTGGCATTCGGCAAGAGCGAGGGCGAGGTGTTCCTCGGCCGCGACTTCAACTCCTCGAAGGACTACTCCGAGGACACGGCGCGGCAGATTGACGCCGAGGTGCGCGGCATCGTCATCGGTTGCTACGAGCGCGGCAAGCAGTTGCTCACCGACCACAAGGACGCCCTCCAGCGCATCTCCGAGGCGCTCGTGGAGTACGAGACCCTGGATGCCGAGGATGTGAATGTCATCCTCCAGGGTGGCTCACTGACCCGTGAGCGGCCTGCGCCTCGCCTCATCGCTCCTCCGCCCAAGCCGACCGAGAAGAAGGACAAGCGGAAGATCCTCGACGCGCTGGAGTCCATCCCCAAGATGGAGCCGAACAAGGCCTAG
- the folP gene encoding dihydropteroate synthase, with product MIRAYPLLAERPQEVTLGFQRLGLPTSAREYLLEKLPQYRLLLTGLTRVEGRFLMSLFDASTAPGREEYPVYIEGNPKTRLGTGLLLGRREQFERLVAFAREDAPLAGLVAALVHGLASAAAPAPLRLGERDFPFGERTYVMGVVNVTPDSFSDGGRHASAEAAIAHGLKLAEAGADVLDVGGESTRPGSRPVSAEEELERVLPVLSGLRARTSVPLSVDTTKAAVAREALKAGAALINDISGFHFDPELPRVVAEAGAACCLMHLKGTPETMQAAPHYEDLLGEVLAFLEEGVNRAVEAGVARERILVDPGIGFGKTLGHNLFLLRRLADLRVLGLPVLVGTSRKGFLGALTGGKPPLERLAATLGSIAGMAAWGGADFVRVHDVAEAKDALAVVDAVRGATDGGTGPGAQSR from the coding sequence ATGATTCGCGCCTACCCCTTGCTTGCTGAGCGCCCACAGGAGGTCACGCTCGGATTCCAGCGCCTGGGGCTTCCCACCTCCGCCCGGGAGTATCTGCTGGAGAAGTTGCCCCAGTACCGCTTGCTGCTCACGGGGCTGACGCGCGTGGAGGGCCGGTTCTTGATGAGCCTCTTCGACGCCTCCACGGCCCCGGGGCGCGAGGAGTACCCCGTGTACATCGAGGGTAACCCGAAGACTCGCCTGGGCACGGGCCTCCTTCTGGGTCGGCGAGAGCAGTTCGAGCGGCTGGTGGCCTTCGCTCGGGAGGATGCCCCGCTCGCGGGGTTGGTGGCCGCGCTGGTCCATGGATTGGCCTCGGCGGCGGCACCCGCCCCCCTGCGTCTGGGCGAGCGGGACTTCCCCTTTGGGGAGCGCACCTACGTCATGGGCGTGGTGAACGTGACGCCCGACAGCTTCTCCGATGGGGGCCGCCATGCCTCGGCGGAGGCGGCCATTGCCCATGGGCTGAAGTTGGCGGAGGCGGGAGCGGACGTGCTGGACGTGGGCGGGGAGTCCACCCGGCCGGGTTCCCGGCCCGTGTCCGCCGAGGAGGAGCTGGAGCGCGTGTTGCCCGTCCTTTCAGGGCTCCGGGCGCGCACGTCCGTTCCCCTGTCCGTGGACACCACCAAGGCGGCCGTGGCGCGCGAGGCGCTCAAGGCCGGCGCGGCGTTGATCAACGACATCAGCGGCTTCCACTTCGACCCGGAGCTGCCGCGCGTGGTGGCGGAAGCCGGGGCCGCCTGTTGCCTCATGCACCTGAAAGGCACCCCGGAGACGATGCAGGCGGCGCCTCACTATGAGGATCTCCTGGGCGAGGTGCTCGCCTTCCTGGAGGAGGGGGTGAACCGGGCCGTCGAAGCAGGCGTGGCCCGGGAGCGCATCCTGGTGGATCCCGGCATTGGCTTCGGAAAGACGCTGGGGCACAACCTGTTCCTGTTGCGTCGGCTGGCCGACCTCCGGGTGTTGGGGCTCCCCGTGCTGGTGGGCACCAGCCGGAAGGGGTTCCTGGGCGCGCTCACCGGGGGCAAGCCCCCCCTCGAGCGGCTGGCGGCCACGCTGGGTTCAATCGCGGGGATGGCGGCCTGGGGCGGGGCGGACTTTGTCCGGGTGCACGACGTGGCCGAGGCGAAGGATGCGCTCGCGGTGGTCGATGCGGTGCGAGGCGCCACGGACGGAGGAACGGGGCCAGGCGCTCAAAGTAGGTGA